In Oleidesulfovibrio alaskensis DSM 16109, the genomic window TCACCGTCACACCGAATGAAGTGCTCACGTTGCATGTTGGCGATAGCGCTATTGTAGGAAGAAATAATGGGAAATGGGAGGTACTTTGTTGGCCCGAGAACGGCGAGTATGCATCCAGCACCTACTTTGTCACCGATTATCCAGAACCACGCTTGAACATAAACCGCTACCAGTATGAACACGATGCCTTCGCGCTGTTTTCTGATGGGGTTGGTGATCTAGCGTTGTCTCAGCTAGAGCAATCTGCGCACGCCCCGTTCTTCGACCCGATGTTCCGCCCGGTTGATTCTGCATTGGGTGAAGGTCGCCTTGTTGATCTTTCGGCCAAGCTGGCAGCATATCTTTCCGGTCCATCAGTATGCGAACGCACCGACGATGACAAAACGCTAATCCTCATTTCCGAGATATAATCGTGCAGGAAATCGTTATCGGAAA contains:
- a CDS encoding PP2C family serine/threonine-protein phosphatase → MAWRWASASVIGTSHIQNGTRLQDACFVSTVGNGCLFAIVSDGAGSAQFGAYGAWLTCRFLSVRFRERMREDSDLPTDEELVNWIEELRNRISGIATRRESTPRQFAATLAAITVTPNEVLTLHVGDSAIVGRNNGKWEVLCWPENGEYASSTYFVTDYPEPRLNINRYQYEHDAFALFSDGVGDLALSQLEQSAHAPFFDPMFRPVDSALGEGRLVDLSAKLAAYLSGPSVCERTDDDKTLILISEI